ggAGGTTCTACATTCCACTGTTTTTATCAGGTACGATAGATGTCAATCACGGATCAgctatgtaaaataaaatcatctaCTTATCTTCCAGTTTGTTCGGGAACTgcgcgtgcggcggcggcgtggcggcgcgcggcgcgtgtTCGCTGGCGAGCTGCCTCACCATCTTCAACTTCTATCAGTTCGTGTTCGCGCTCGTGCTCGCGTTCGCAGGTAGGTTCGCGCGAATGATGTGGTGTGGAGTGTATAGTGTTTCTAAAAAAATTATCACTTAAAAAGTCAAGTAGattgattaattttagtatgtgaatatttcgaattgtgtcgGTTTCATTCTAAAGGTGCGACCAGTCAATCTTAAATTTGTAAATTAAGGATTTATTTTTCTaacgaaaattaaattatctctACCATTGATATTAAATGTCGATTTAAAACAATTAGGCACCATCGAactatttgattcctgacccactgCAGAACGTTCTTACAGTATTTAAGTGTcacaatgaattcccttgtcaggCAATGCGACTATTTCTAGGAAAAGATTTGGGTCACAGTGGGTCACGTCACGATTCAGTTGATTCGATAGTACCTACAAGGTACGTACATGTTTGAACAGTGAcgataaatgtaaaattttgggTTTGTACTACACTGTACATTTTAAACTAAGTACATAGGTAAGTATCTAAGGCACATAACTTCCGGCCTatgaataaattttttttatatattttttttttattcgactggatggcaaacgagctagtgggtctcctgatggtaagagatcaccaccgcccataaacacctgcaacaccaggggtatttcagttgcgttgccaacctagaggcctaagatgggatacctcaagtgccagtaatttcaccggctgtcttactctccacgccgaaacacaacagtgcaagcactgctgcttcacggcaggattcgcgagcaagatggtggtagcaatccgggcggaccttgcacaaggtcctaccaccttttATGTCCCACAACTGGGCAAAGATCTCATTaacttgtttaaatatacgtttgaaataaattaatgttaataaaacatacaaactttattcgtttcagtataaacttttaaaaactcactaaacataatCGTTTattactataactttttatatacctatcacttcaaatgtcaactggccaaaatcGGTGCTAAGGTGGTCAAAAACGTCGCTATTCACCTAttcatgtttttgttttatttatttttagatttttttatgttattacaGGAGCCTCATTACTAATGCAGGGCATGGTGCTACTCCGCTCGGTTCTGGTCTCCGACAAGGCGGTAGCCATCGGCGCTTCGTTCGCCACTATAGCTTTACTGTCACACGTTCCTGGTTTCCTGGTGTACATGCTGATCAGTCGTGAGTATCATTATCAAGTTCACCTTTATGTGCGATGTTTTGCgaagaatttatttttcattaaccaatagaaacttcatttacctcgcctcgctccgctcagctgtttccaccagaaatgtggtGTACTGATAGGTATACGAGgcaggcatgttctttcacgctgaggcttgtatagtgcgtTTCTCAAACATGcgctaaaataaataaaaactcgtagaaatcaatgttttattcatgagacaactaaaattgtaccagactcaaattataactaccatctatataagtgtttatttcattctaacatgaattattaaaacgataaaataatcccaaaaaaatataaaacatgtataactgcaaaaataaaaatcacgtttctaaacTGTGATTTATAAGAAGTTAGAACATAAGAACTattattgtacatctatttctgtttgttctccaaataaaactataaaacaaaacgaaacttttgaaatcaCCATGGCacttacttgcaaaatggctatagcccaagtccagtcaatcaaaaaaaaagacattaaaactTGACAATTTTTCCGCCAAAACTTTTCTTTTATAGTAtttgctgttcggcttttagggccatATACACGAACTACATTGCCCATTTAACATtgcatagcatgtttgagaaaaatacatttgaagCCCTGGAGACTAGGGTTAAGTAGAATaggattaagtaggtacttactttcgACATTTGCATGTAATTTAACGTGTTTCTTTATTCCAGATCTGATGTGCGCTTTCAGCTACAACGGTGGCTGCCTGCTACATAACCCTACTCTATGGTCGATGGCGGTGTTAAGTGCTAGCTTGTCTGTGGTCTCCGGTATACTCAGCCTGATCGCCAGCCGCGTCGCGAAGGGGCCTATACATTAATATAGAGACGAAAATATCGGTGTACTATTTCACATCATACAAAGAAGCGGCAAAAACAGTATTGGCCTATTCCCAGTGACTCGCCACTCTTTGTTCGTACTGCGAATTACTTACTGGGAATATTTTTCCCAGATCATACAGCGGACTAGTGGGAAAATAAATCCCAGTTGCACGCGTTTGGAACGGGGTGCGAACTTCACTCTTCACTCATGAGCAGATCATGTGGAATCATCGTTGTAAACTAcgataatttatttagttttttgtaataaattgtttatttatttttgtacaattttttttttataaacttttatttaatttcagttgtaggtatattttttttgcttcaaATGTTGCAAGATAATTTGGATCCATTTTCTTAAGTTGGATCATGTTGGATTGACttggaattcggtatacatatgaaagttggatgacaatttgaaatatagtcaaaaaaaatctcatcaaAAATATGCCTCctgacaattttataaaaaaattcaaacaccAAATGATAGCAGCAATTTAGTTAAGTGTACCTAAACATTACCTTAGATAGACCTGGGCTGGACAACAAGTGTATAATTCCATTTTTAATGTCGTCATATCATAATTCACCATGAGTTAACGTGACGAACCGCCTTAAGCCAAATAAAACAACGCATAGTTTCAACAATATATTACAACAATGGCACATCTAACATccaaaaaactaaattactaagtacaaaaataaaacgaataaaaacattattggCTCTGCAAGCGGCGTAATTTACAGGCATAACAGCCATAATAGAACCGAAAAGAAAAACCCTTTGCTTTTGTAGttataaagtaaatttaatatttttttgtttcaataaacTCATGAAAGCAGTTAAAACACCCAATACACTAAAATATGATATAACaacaaatttgttattttctttaaaagttGTGATTTCtatttatcaaaattacaaCTAAGTAAACTTATGATTACACTTTATATctacatataaaaaaagaagacaaaactaattttattaaataaaaagctCCCTTTCAACGTTAGTCGATGAGCTTTAAAAATCTTTATCACAAAATAACAagcaaaataaaagtaaaatatatttttggcaattttaaaatatatattacacAACCAATACACAGTACCTGAGTAGACAAGCTATAATTaatgtatacttaaataaaatattaaattgactTAATTCTGAGCAAAAATAACCGTCATAACGAGAATTAACTGCCATACGATACAAAGTACCTGCAACTATGTTCCTCGCTATACTTAGATCCGAGTCTTACCTAAGTATTATAAACATGATTAGCTTTGTAATCGATTtctattatacatttttatcttAAAACTTAACTTATTGCACAATACATGTAAATGGAATAGATTCTCTGAAGGTGAATTCTCGACTGCACTAATAAGTTGTGTTTCTATCTGGACGATACTCAAAAGTTCAAAACTTGCGAACTTGGCTCTGTTACGTATCTGTTCGAGGCATGCTTAGAACATTCTGGATAACTGCAAGTTCATCTTACGGGGATTGTAAATAAGCTATTGCTAGAACTAAGGCAACAGTGACAGTGAAACGCTTAAATATAACTGATGgggtattttttacaatattgaAATCTTTGATACTAATCCGATAAGATTGATAATTATTCTTATATCTCATTATATTCTTATATATCATTGAAATTAGGGGAGTCGGAGCTGCCACCTTGGGTTTCCTAGTAAAATAGTAGCCAATTGAATACATTAAATACATCTTCCATCACAATATAGAAAATAACATGGGAACCCTTTTTCAAACCTCAATATCTACGACGTATATTGGAGAAAAATGAGTGATTTAAAACACGACATCATCATCCGAAGTCAACAACGCGGCACTGCCCTACCTTCTTTAGCTTTAGCCATAGTTACTCCCAACACGCCGCTTTTTGGTGGTATATGGGAACTAATGGTCGAGGATGCGAAGATTGCCGGAAACGATTTTGTTCTCGAGCACCGCGCCGGACGGTATGTCGATCCGGTCGCCGTGGTTGGCTATGATGATCACCGTACCCtgtaaataatagaaaaaaatatttaattataaattctaATATTTTGGAGACCAAGATCTTTAAACCCTTACTAGATGTAAAGTATTTCTTAAAAATCTGCATGAGTATAATGTTCAATTTTGTCCGTGAGATGAGACGTTTGTACGTCTGTTAAAAATAGTGAGTAACATAACACGTATAGTCCCCAAACCAAGAATGATAGTGTTAACTTGTTAATCTACTAAGTATccttatttttctaatttagcTTTGCTAGCTTTAATTATAGTCAAAAGAGTTGATTATGTTCTGGAAAAAACATAcagtcgaattgagaacctcctttttttaagtcagttaataactttctgtcaagtttcttatGGTATGGGGCATTCTTTTTAGCAATGGACTTTCTGAAAGCGTTGGTATTATAAAAAGGTGATTGTGTTAAAGAGCCCTTTACGGCCTACTCAAATAAAACCTAATCAAAATGTTCAttctgaaaataaacattttaatttgacttataatgtttaattatCAAGATCCTAAAGATTAAAGATTCAAAAACTCTACTGGAACTGTCATAAAAGTTTAATAAACCCATCAAATCATACCTTCAAAGAGACTCCTCTTCCAAACGTCACGTCTCCTGACACAGTCAAATGGTCCAACTCGATCAAATCGGGGATCGTCGCAAACCGATTCAAAAACTCCTTCACTTTCGCAAAGTGGTTATCTCCTAATTTCACAAGCGGAGTTGACGGGAACATCCTCTGAGGAGACATAACTAGAGAACCATGGGATAAGCTGTACAAATTAGACATGACTAGAAGGAGATCTGAAGTCTTCTTGACTGGCAAAAATCGAGATCTGGGGACGTTAACACCGATTCCACCTTCGAAACATTTCATGGCTGCACCAACAGCAGTTTCAAGTTGTATCACATTGATGCCATCTCCCAAATGCTTATTATTAACAATTATCTCCATATTTAACGATCCTTGTTCTACTACTCTTTGTATAGCATCTAACTTAGCCCATAAATTGTTGGTGTTGAAGAATTTAAACTGGCTGACAGATTTGAAATCGTCAATGTGTTCCTTTGGCACTTGTGCTATTTCAAGAAGCCTGAGTTTGTCCTCGTATTGTATTAGGGTGCCTCCCTTGACGTCAGCTCTGGTTTTGTCGGTGACTTCCATAACGAATTCGGAGACTGGTCTCTGAGGGTTAGGGTTGAGGAGTAGGTTGAGGATGTTCAGATCGACAGTGGCGCCGAGATTGTCGATGTTGCTGATGAAGCAGTAGGTGCGGCCTTCTTTGATGAACTTCTGCAGGAGGCCAGAGTTGTTGAAGGATTCGTAGAAGTCACCGTGACCGGGTGGGTACCAACTGGAAACGACAATTAAGTTTGATTAATAAACTGCACTAGATTACATGACAAACCTGCCGGAGCTGAGCCGAAAATAGAACCTAGGTTCGTAGGCCTTCGTGCGGCGTTCGGGAGAAATAAACCTCGTGGAGTGGCGCCGCCACTCATGCAACTGAAAATTTACCCCAGCTAATTTGTTTATCCACATGAAGTATAATCGTCCGTGCCGTGTCcgattttagaataggacggactCATCTCTTCCAGCAGAAACAGACGACTAAGGGACCTGATGTCATAACTAGCGACACGCCCCGTCTGTGCGAGGTAGTTATATGAAAACTACAACTCatccaatgaactaaaataatttctttgcttacccgcgacctagataggtaggtaggtaggcgcAGTCTAggttaggtcgcgggtgagcaaagaaattctttcagttcattgatatggacctccgcaaagtaacgcctgattcaataaattatttgacaaCTCATCCCTCACATATGTTGCCCGCAACTATCACGATGTCGTCAATtcacctagtgggaggtctgcgaacgcttcgtcttccggtacTTTGATTATAGactttttttcaaagtttgtaATAATATGGATTCTATGAGCACTCACGCCTCAATGTCATTATAGACGTGGCCATCCTTGGCGACGGGCAGCAACGACTCCCGGTTGATCCTGGGGTGGCAGGACTGGTTGAACGTGTGAATGTCCAGCTTCAGACCCTTGTACTTGCGGATGACTTTCTGGGTATCCTCGTCGGTGTTGAAGGAGTTCATGAGGACCAACGGCACGTTGCATTTGTAGGTCTTGTTTAGATGCTGGAAGGAGAGGTGATAATATGTAAAACTGTCACGGTCCAGTCGGGCTTCCAAACGAACTCtcttttctataaaataatcCTAGACAATGAACACATTATTTACCTATGAAACACAAATTTCTTAGAAGGCCACTGCCTGTTGCTTTAAGTAAGTCATAATTTCTTGTAACTACGCCCCAACAGCATAATGTTGATTAAACAAATTTTTGAAGACAATTCCACGTGCTATGATTACGTAATTAGTATCCTACCCCCGCCGCGTTTTTTACGTTCATGTGTAACATAATACCgcaaaaagtaattaattaaaattgcgAATCACGAGCTTCAGAGCCCGACCTCACCGGGATGCCAATGCTACGTCGCCAGGCCGGCTACGTATCCAAACAATTCATATAGAAATATACCGGCTGTCACTTACTTGGCAACGTCGCCAATTTGGAGGAGTAGCTACGATTTAAAGCTGCGCCCGAAGAGCGACTGGATACTCTGGCAGCCTGGCAACGTCGCCACTAAAATGTACATGCTGGCTTATGCAAAGTAACGTCATgcttattaaatttatgccaaATCATGCTTATGACAATTTACATTATGCGCATTAAGGCTAGTGATAGGCTGTTACTGGACCGGTAAGATACATCTTTAGCTttagcctcatctgcactttaaatcaggtgagataggggttaaTGACggccagttttatgtaaaaaatacacaTGTATTTTAGTGTAGGTACACATGCGTAGTAGTTACgcgtattaaatttattttatgcgaaataaagttatgccaaTTTTAATTAGGAATATTACGTTATGCGAATATGGACTCCTCCAAAACATTGTTCGAACCTCAATTTGCTGCACAGTCAAATCCAAGAACGTCAGCTCATTCCGCACTTGTATGACCGACTTGGGCCCCTTGCAGCCCATGGACGTGCCGAGACCACCATTCAGCTTCACGACCACGAGCTTGTCCAACATGTGGTGCACGATGTCTGTGGTCGGGGTCTCCAGAGACCCATAGTCTATGACCGCACCTTCGGGAAGCTTCTCGATCTTCTCCCATGTTACCGATGGTCCCTCTGAAATAGTTAGGGACACATCAGTTGAAATTGATTAATTGTTGggaacataaaataatatggtGTGCATTTTACTATAGTTCCCgtccgctaagaagtcaatcctgcaATATTacacaactatgaagttccttattattgttaatgtcaaccGTGGGTATACTTAttactctgtcgcacgcaacaagtaagcattgcaattttgtctatgattcataattgttaatattcagaaacatcatagttttgcaatgtgtcaggattaacttcataacggccgttgactatAGCTCCGTGTTTAAATAGCATGGATCAGCGCAGTGCACACCAATTTTCAGCTAATTTCTGTCTATTAACCAATGCTAGTTTAGTTAAGAGTTTGAAGAGTTCTTCAAGCCTGACCGGAAACTTCACGATTTACCGCCATTTTATCGGGCGCATCTTAAAAACCTTATGAATAGGCTCAGAATTGCTCTGCGAGGTATGGAGAGGGCTGTTCATGGTTTCTCTAGGTACGGGAACGAGTCAGAAATGAGAAGATACGCAGACGAACgaaggtcaccgacatagccaagcggatTTGTTCGTTAAAAAGGCCATATACCTAACACGGAGGACAGATAGGCCGAAAAGTTATCtaatggagaccgcgaatcggcaagcgcagcgtaagacgtccaccaacgagatgaacagatgacctgattaaagccgcgggtttacggtgaatgcaggccacttccaactgaagcaactggagatcaatgggggaggcctatgtccaacagtggacgatgATGGCTCTACTGGTATTTCAAATCCAGCACAACTTTCCATCACTTTCGAAAGGTGTATGATGATGagattttgaaaatcgatcTGCTGTAGCCACAATGGATCACTTACTCAAACACACTCCAACTTACGTTCAGCCAAGAACCTGCTGAAGAGGTTTTTGAACCCCCGGAACTCCTTGTCGACCAGCCCGCGCCTTGTCTCATGGATGGTGTTGAGCAGCCGCTCCAGTTCCACCTCGACTCGGCCCAGCGCATCGCGCTTCGTCGCCTCCTTGAAGTCGCGCGAGCCGGAGGGGGTGCGCTGGTGGCTGCGGATCTGTGTAGACAAGTATTTTTTAGAAGTGGCTCGGAATCTGTTAGTAATATAGTATTTGACATCATGAATTTATAATTCTGAGAAAAATAGGTTTATTTGTCGTGTTTTTCTTTCCTAGATATAGATTAGTCAAGGTCGCAGATAGTAAAGCTCTGTTAAACAAGGACAATGCATCGTTACGCCGGGGCCGCGCGTGCGCATGTCGTCATTGAAAACGAAGATCTAAGAGGCCATCACAATACTTTCCTTAGTggtaaaaaatgtataacacTATCATCGAATTATCAATTGTCAGTCTTTATGCTTTGTAGTTTTTGTGCCTTCATGGCTTCGGAATTGGTTTTTAATGAATAGTGACACTGTTATTTTTACGTCTGTATTTATAAGCGATTTTGCCTTGATAtgtataatcttttttttatttttttattttactcgcaagtcattttttgatttttgatttgattgttCCAAtgtattcttctttttttatcaaattttattataatctatgactatttaattttttttaagtacctaccaaatttataacattgtaaaagaagttaaattaattttggGGTCTCTCTAACAATTTAGGATCAACGCTCGCTAAGTCTCTAGATTATAATGATATACATAATACGAGTTCCATGGCGTACGTAAATCTActaggtaaaataaatatagcgAAACTGCGCAGTTCCACCATGAATAAGTAAATACGTTTCCGGTTTGGCATACAGCATTCCGCATCTTAGGCGCTAAACATTTGTATTGAAGGAACAAAAAACGTATACTTAATGTAATTAATGATTTATGCTTGCTTATGTTGTGTGAAAAATATCGTGATTATCGCAACAAAAATGGGAACCGtaagttaaaaaacaaatttttagcTTAATATTTCGAGTCATTTTCGACAAATCTGCGTATAATTTTAATAGACAAAGACCCTCAATCAACcaaagattattaaaaaaaaactcatggcAGTCATATCTAATCTactatctgtattttttataaagcttGTTTTCTACATAGTTCAGtttggtttatttattcattaaatataatatacgccacaatttacataaatatcaaGATAGAATTTATATAAAAGTTGTCAAAGGTAATTTtgataatagtaataatgataaatatgataatacataaaataaaataaaaagccgtggtggcctagtggtttgacctatcgcctctcaaacagagggtcgtgggttcaaaccccggctcgcacctctgagtttttccaaattcatgtgcggaattacatttgaaatttacacgagctttgcggtgaaggaaaacatcgtgaggaaacctgcacaaacctgcgaagcaattcaatggtgcgtgtgaagttcccaatccgcactgggcccgcgtgggaactatagcccaagccctcttgttctgagaggaggcctgtgcccagcagtgggacgtatataggctgggatgatgatgatgatgatgataatacatATCTATTATATCGTTTAGACTCGGTTTGAAAATGGGTAGTAACGATATTGTCATTcttttgataatattttattacctacaaaCGCAGCGCACGACTAAGAATGTTTTTAGTTTAACATGATTGGCTAATCGCTACACGATTAAGCTGAGGTGGTGGACTGGACGCCAGCGGGTAACGAGGCGGGCAGCGGAGCGGCGAGCGGAGCGGCGagcgttttctctgttcattgctcTCTAGGCTTGTATAGTACAGTCAggagaagtagatgagcagttgtggtgaACATAATGaacactcttattaccttggcagtagagtcgtgtgtagatcattttgagcaccgtaactgctcatccacctgctgactgtacatgcacTAAGTGCTAAAAATAACTAGGTCCTGTACCCttggtgtaagttttcggttacaaaatacgtctcgatcgcgttcacgttaaaatctcaatttatatggaaacgcaaacagcgcctctagcggaacgttagCGATGTCTATTTATCTATGTCCGTAGCCATCTGAAACGACCCCACACTGCGTGTATTGTATATTTCGCTTAGGAAATTTGTTtaaaaccctcggtgcgcgtgtccgactcgcacttggctggttttcttTATCCTATACACAGGTTAACAAACCATAGTGGatagtaattaattacttactatCAACACGTTAGCGAGTTTTTCgcttataagtacctatatttttaatatatggatTCAAGGCCAAACTACAGgtgctaattaaaaaaaatactgtaccCAAAACAGTACTTTTtaatcccaaaaaaaaacatacaaacccACGATCGGACAAATTCAGTTTCACCAGGCATGATCACAattgatgttttattttaaaaaaatacgcttCACAAAttcctcatcatcccagcctatatacgtcccattgctgggcacaggcctcctctcagaacaagagggcttgggccatagttcccacgcgggcccagtgcggattgggaacttcacacgcaccattgaattgcttcgcaggttgtgcaggttttctcacgatgttttccttcaccgcatagctcgtggtaaatttcaaatgtaattccgcacatgaatttcgaaaaactcagaggtgcgagccggggtttgaacccacgaccctctatttgagaggcgataggtcaaaccactaggccaccacggctcccacCCACCCAATACAGTACTTTTtaatcccaaaaaaaaacatacaaacccACGCTCGGGCAAATTCAGTTTCACCAGGCATGATCACAattgatgttttatttaaatcgctTTATGGCCGCCTCTGCGCTTCCTCGCCCGCGTACGACTGGCGTTGATTGCCGATAGCATAATCGGAGTTTGTTATCTAAGCCGACAGTCACACCGTTGCGGGCCTATGACACCTGACAACAAAGCTGGGATTGGTTtgcgcgcgtgatgcaatgtcagatgacgCGCAGAACACGGTTTTTAAGCCACGACACGCAaggccatttttctaacgcagttacaattc
This window of the Choristoneura fumiferana chromosome 20, NRCan_CFum_1, whole genome shotgun sequence genome carries:
- the UGP gene encoding UDP-glucose pyrophosphorylase isoform X5 — translated: MDMLNKIRSHQRTPSGSRDFKEATKRDALGRVEVELERLLNTIHETRRGLVDKEFRGFKNLFSRFLAEQGPSVTWEKIEKLPEGAVIDYGSLETPTTDIVHHMLDKLVVVKLNGGLGTSMGCKGPKSVIQVRNELTFLDLTVQQIEHLNKTYKCNVPLVLMNSFNTDEDTQKVIRKYKGLKLDIHTFNQSCHPRINRESLLPVAKDGHVYNDIEAWYPPGHGDFYESFNNSGLLQKFIKEGRTYCFISNIDNLGATVDLNILNLLLNPNPQRPVSEFVMEVTDKTRADVKGGTLIQYEDKLRLLEIAQVPKEHIDDFKSVSQFKFFNTNNLWAKLDAIQRVVEQGSLNMEIIVNNKHLGDGINVIQLETAVGAAMKCFEGGIGVNVPRSRFLPVKKTSDLLLVMSNLYSLSHGSLVMSPQRMFPSTPLVKLGDNHFAKVKEFLNRFATIPDLIELDHLTVSGDVTFGRGVSLKGTVIIIANHGDRIDIPSGAVLENKIVSGNLRILDH
- the UGP gene encoding UDP-glucose pyrophosphorylase isoform X2, with translation MPGETEFARAWIRSHQRTPSGSRDFKEATKRDALGRVEVELERLLNTIHETRRGLVDKEFRGFKNLFSRFLAEQGPSVTWEKIEKLPEGAVIDYGSLETPTTDIVHHMLDKLVVVKLNGGLGTSMGCKGPKSVIQVRNELTFLDLTVQQIEHLNKTYKCNVPLVLMNSFNTDEDTQKVIRKYKGLKLDIHTFNQSCHPRINRESLLPVAKDGHVYNDIEAWYPPGHGDFYESFNNSGLLQKFIKEGRTYCFISNIDNLGATVDLNILNLLLNPNPQRPVSEFVMEVTDKTRADVKGGTLIQYEDKLRLLEIAQVPKEHIDDFKSVSQFKFFNTNNLWAKLDAIQRVVEQGSLNMEIIVNNKHLGDGINVIQLETAVGAAMKCFEGGIGVNVPRSRFLPVKKTSDLLLVMSNLYSLSHGSLVMSPQRMFPSTPLVKLGDNHFAKVKEFLNRFATIPDLIELDHLTVSGDVTFGRGVSLKGTVIIIANHGDRIDIPSGAVLENKIVSGNLRILDH
- the UGP gene encoding UDP-glucose pyrophosphorylase isoform X4; translated protein: MVETGDLNKKIRSHQRTPSGSRDFKEATKRDALGRVEVELERLLNTIHETRRGLVDKEFRGFKNLFSRFLAEQGPSVTWEKIEKLPEGAVIDYGSLETPTTDIVHHMLDKLVVVKLNGGLGTSMGCKGPKSVIQVRNELTFLDLTVQQIEHLNKTYKCNVPLVLMNSFNTDEDTQKVIRKYKGLKLDIHTFNQSCHPRINRESLLPVAKDGHVYNDIEAWYPPGHGDFYESFNNSGLLQKFIKEGRTYCFISNIDNLGATVDLNILNLLLNPNPQRPVSEFVMEVTDKTRADVKGGTLIQYEDKLRLLEIAQVPKEHIDDFKSVSQFKFFNTNNLWAKLDAIQRVVEQGSLNMEIIVNNKHLGDGINVIQLETAVGAAMKCFEGGIGVNVPRSRFLPVKKTSDLLLVMSNLYSLSHGSLVMSPQRMFPSTPLVKLGDNHFAKVKEFLNRFATIPDLIELDHLTVSGDVTFGRGVSLKGTVIIIANHGDRIDIPSGAVLENKIVSGNLRILDH
- the UGP gene encoding UDP-glucose pyrophosphorylase isoform X1, with translation MVETGDLNKKANDHRLGVAIRSHQRTPSGSRDFKEATKRDALGRVEVELERLLNTIHETRRGLVDKEFRGFKNLFSRFLAEQGPSVTWEKIEKLPEGAVIDYGSLETPTTDIVHHMLDKLVVVKLNGGLGTSMGCKGPKSVIQVRNELTFLDLTVQQIEHLNKTYKCNVPLVLMNSFNTDEDTQKVIRKYKGLKLDIHTFNQSCHPRINRESLLPVAKDGHVYNDIEAWYPPGHGDFYESFNNSGLLQKFIKEGRTYCFISNIDNLGATVDLNILNLLLNPNPQRPVSEFVMEVTDKTRADVKGGTLIQYEDKLRLLEIAQVPKEHIDDFKSVSQFKFFNTNNLWAKLDAIQRVVEQGSLNMEIIVNNKHLGDGINVIQLETAVGAAMKCFEGGIGVNVPRSRFLPVKKTSDLLLVMSNLYSLSHGSLVMSPQRMFPSTPLVKLGDNHFAKVKEFLNRFATIPDLIELDHLTVSGDVTFGRGVSLKGTVIIIANHGDRIDIPSGAVLENKIVSGNLRILDH
- the UGP gene encoding UDP-glucose pyrophosphorylase isoform X3, producing MPGETEFVRSWIRSHQRTPSGSRDFKEATKRDALGRVEVELERLLNTIHETRRGLVDKEFRGFKNLFSRFLAEQGPSVTWEKIEKLPEGAVIDYGSLETPTTDIVHHMLDKLVVVKLNGGLGTSMGCKGPKSVIQVRNELTFLDLTVQQIEHLNKTYKCNVPLVLMNSFNTDEDTQKVIRKYKGLKLDIHTFNQSCHPRINRESLLPVAKDGHVYNDIEAWYPPGHGDFYESFNNSGLLQKFIKEGRTYCFISNIDNLGATVDLNILNLLLNPNPQRPVSEFVMEVTDKTRADVKGGTLIQYEDKLRLLEIAQVPKEHIDDFKSVSQFKFFNTNNLWAKLDAIQRVVEQGSLNMEIIVNNKHLGDGINVIQLETAVGAAMKCFEGGIGVNVPRSRFLPVKKTSDLLLVMSNLYSLSHGSLVMSPQRMFPSTPLVKLGDNHFAKVKEFLNRFATIPDLIELDHLTVSGDVTFGRGVSLKGTVIIIANHGDRIDIPSGAVLENKIVSGNLRILDH